The Geothrix sp. genome window below encodes:
- a CDS encoding chemotaxis protein CheW, which yields MNLGAAPSPPEARAHAEGHETAQQRFMTFFLNDRAYGLPLNHVAEICPFRELNKLPHMPRSVEGILDLRGRVVPVVNLRLRMSLPRLDASKVGTILVLDLEGQPTGLLVDAVDAVVSVPAEDLVPASPLLAGLDGAWVSGFIVQGERVVTLLDAALVAAQGTVRGQGRQGLATRNLEERLDEDLRRLIALAPSKEQGEHRVLPQIESSVSYTEQEMAKVLDRVEAMLAGADKVFQGLAYLKQEAGIGKLKGHEQTIADLERTNQDLQDAVFTLIQQVQFQDIARQKLERVMAHLKGMQVAISGKFRSDRKDK from the coding sequence GTGAACCTGGGCGCCGCCCCTTCGCCCCCCGAGGCGCGGGCCCACGCCGAGGGCCACGAGACCGCCCAACAGCGGTTCATGACCTTCTTCCTGAATGACCGGGCCTACGGCCTGCCGCTGAACCATGTGGCGGAGATCTGCCCCTTCCGGGAGCTGAACAAGCTGCCCCACATGCCCCGGTCCGTGGAAGGCATCCTCGACCTGCGAGGCCGGGTGGTGCCGGTGGTCAACCTGCGCCTGCGCATGTCCCTCCCGCGTCTGGACGCCTCCAAGGTCGGCACCATCCTCGTGCTGGACCTGGAAGGCCAGCCCACCGGCCTGCTGGTGGATGCCGTGGATGCGGTCGTGAGCGTGCCTGCGGAGGATCTGGTCCCGGCCAGTCCGCTGCTGGCTGGCCTTGATGGCGCCTGGGTGTCGGGCTTCATCGTCCAGGGCGAGCGGGTCGTGACCCTGCTGGACGCGGCCCTGGTGGCCGCCCAGGGAACCGTCCGTGGCCAGGGCCGGCAGGGCCTGGCCACTCGGAACCTGGAGGAGCGGCTGGACGAGGATCTTCGCCGGCTCATCGCCTTGGCCCCCTCCAAGGAGCAGGGCGAACATCGCGTGCTGCCCCAGATCGAGTCCTCGGTCTCCTATACCGAGCAGGAGATGGCCAAGGTCCTGGATCGCGTGGAGGCCATGCTGGCGGGCGCGGACAAGGTCTTCCAGGGTCTCGCCTACCTCAAGCAGGAGGCGGGCATCGGCAAGCTGAAGGGCCACGAGCAGACCATCGCCGACCTGGAGCGGACCAACCAGGATCTTCAAGATGCGGTCTTCACCCTCATCCAGCAGGTCCAGTTCCAGGACATCGCCCGCCAGAAGCTGGAGCGGGTCATGGCGCACCTGAAGGGCATGCAAGTGGCGATCTCGGGGAAGTTCCGCTCCGACCGGAAGGACAAGTAG
- a CDS encoding type IV pilus twitching motility protein PilT encodes MHINELLTVVCEQGASDLHLKVGNHPIARIRGKLTPMTQFKRLVQEDTIAMAYAIMASDKQKAKFKENLDLDIAYSVPSLGRFRCNIFNQRGTVGLVLRVIPRKIYTIDDLMLPKVLKTICEEQRGLVLVTGTTGSGKSTTLAAMIDLINATRTEHILTIEDPIEYLHRDNLSIVNQREVEADCRTFSSALRAALRQDPDVILVGEMRDLETIETALHAAETGHLVFSTLHTLDATETINRVISVFPPHHQKQIRLQLAAVLKGVISQRLVPRADGQGRVPAVEVMVATETVRSCIEDKDKTKMLKDVIASGTAQYGMQTFDQSLYFLLRQGLITEEEALLRATNVGEFKLRLEGVMATADMARSNMERGMSIAQGQGREAPAAMPPTIQTPAPGMPMAMPPTTDVKITLAR; translated from the coding sequence ATGCACATCAATGAACTGCTCACCGTGGTCTGCGAGCAGGGCGCGAGCGACCTCCACCTCAAGGTCGGCAACCACCCCATCGCCCGCATTAGGGGCAAGCTCACCCCCATGACCCAGTTCAAGCGGCTGGTGCAGGAGGACACCATCGCCATGGCCTACGCCATCATGGCCAGCGACAAGCAGAAGGCGAAGTTCAAGGAGAACCTCGACCTCGACATCGCCTATTCCGTGCCGAGTCTGGGGCGCTTCCGCTGCAACATCTTCAACCAGCGGGGCACCGTGGGCCTGGTGCTGCGCGTCATCCCCCGGAAGATCTACACCATCGACGACTTGATGCTCCCCAAGGTCCTGAAGACCATCTGCGAGGAGCAGCGCGGCCTGGTGCTGGTGACGGGCACCACGGGCTCGGGCAAGTCCACGACCCTGGCGGCCATGATCGACCTCATCAACGCCACCCGCACCGAGCACATCCTCACCATCGAGGACCCCATCGAGTATCTGCACCGGGACAACCTCAGCATCGTGAACCAGCGCGAGGTCGAGGCCGACTGCCGGACCTTCTCCTCGGCCCTGCGCGCCGCCCTCCGCCAGGATCCCGATGTGATCCTCGTGGGCGAGATGCGCGACCTGGAGACCATCGAGACGGCCCTGCACGCCGCCGAGACGGGCCACCTGGTCTTCAGCACCCTGCACACCCTGGATGCCACGGAGACCATCAACCGCGTCATCTCCGTCTTCCCGCCCCACCACCAGAAGCAGATCCGGCTCCAGCTGGCCGCGGTGCTCAAGGGCGTCATCTCCCAGCGCCTGGTGCCCCGGGCCGACGGCCAGGGCCGCGTGCCCGCCGTGGAGGTCATGGTGGCCACCGAGACCGTGCGCAGCTGCATTGAGGACAAGGACAAGACCAAGATGCTGAAGGATGTCATCGCCTCCGGCACGGCCCAGTACGGCATGCAGACCTTCGACCAGAGCCTCTATTTCCTATTGCGCCAGGGACTCATCACCGAGGAGGAGGCCCTGCTCCGGGCCACCAATGTCGGCGAGTTCAAGCTCCGCCTCGAGGGCGTCATGGCCACGGCGGACATGGCTCGGTCGAACATGGAGCGCGGCATGTCCATCGCCCAGGGACAGGGGCGCGAGGCCCCGGCGGCCATGCCCCCCACCATCCAGACCCCGGCTCCCGGGATGCCCATGGCCATGCCCCCAACCACCGATGTGAAAATCACCCTGGCACGCTAG
- a CDS encoding DUF493 family protein, with protein MDACPRPEITYPVRVPMKIIGRQEELRPDMVMELILAHLGPQAEGDEQHTANCKGSFISYTFWVTLPHDKAETPLREAIQKLPGVVMQL; from the coding sequence ATGGATGCCTGCCCTCGCCCCGAGATCACCTACCCCGTCCGCGTTCCCATGAAGATCATCGGGCGCCAGGAAGAGCTGCGCCCCGACATGGTGATGGAGCTCATCCTCGCCCACCTCGGCCCCCAGGCCGAGGGCGACGAACAGCACACCGCCAACTGCAAGGGCAGCTTCATCAGCTACACCTTCTGGGTCACCCTGCCCCACGACAAGGCCGAGACCCCGCTGCGGGAGGCGATCCAGAAGCTGCCCGGGGTTGTCATGCAGCTGTGA
- a CDS encoding aminotransferase class V-fold PLP-dependent enzyme, protein MPVLERLKDLEAQSRKLDPGAGERAPLWEAARQYGETFLQALPESPAFVLKDRPGAGLAGFPIPEAERPFSQVLEALAEHVDGVGANGASGRHLAFIPPSSLFAGALGDLLAAITNRYAAYFFAGPGAVRMENQVISWLAHEVGLPEGSSGNLAAGGSMAHLVGICTAREAAGLKAADYPKACVYLSDQAHHCIVKALRVAGMDESPVRSIPTDADFRLRPEALEAAIQDDLRAGLRPWLVVPTAGTTNTGAVDPLEACADLAQQHGLWMHTDGAYGASFALTESGQATLRGLERSDSLVLDPHKGLFTPLGLGIVLVRHLDPLRKAHAFRADYLPSPPEDLEELSPSETTLEFSKHARALRLWLPLQLHGAAAFRAALDEKLLLARYAHARLREMPGVDPGPEPQLSVLAFRFLPASGEVDAFNQALLQQLTAEGRIFLSGTRLNGAFYLRMAILAARTHREQVDETLERLQAAAAGLA, encoded by the coding sequence ATGCCCGTGCTGGAACGGCTGAAGGACCTGGAAGCGCAGTCCCGGAAGCTGGACCCCGGCGCCGGGGAGCGCGCCCCGCTGTGGGAGGCCGCCCGGCAGTATGGCGAGACCTTCCTCCAGGCGCTTCCGGAGTCGCCCGCCTTCGTGCTGAAGGACCGGCCGGGGGCGGGCCTGGCTGGATTTCCCATTCCTGAGGCGGAGCGGCCCTTCTCGCAGGTGCTGGAGGCCTTGGCCGAGCATGTGGACGGCGTGGGGGCGAATGGGGCCTCGGGCCGGCATCTGGCTTTCATTCCGCCCTCATCGCTGTTCGCGGGCGCCCTGGGCGACCTGCTGGCGGCGATCACCAACCGGTACGCGGCCTACTTCTTCGCCGGGCCGGGCGCCGTGCGGATGGAAAACCAGGTGATCAGCTGGCTGGCCCACGAGGTGGGCCTCCCCGAGGGCAGCTCGGGCAACCTGGCCGCCGGCGGCAGCATGGCCCACCTGGTGGGCATCTGCACGGCCCGGGAAGCCGCGGGCCTGAAGGCCGCGGACTATCCGAAGGCCTGTGTGTACCTGTCGGATCAGGCCCACCACTGCATCGTGAAGGCGCTCCGGGTGGCGGGCATGGACGAGTCGCCCGTGCGGAGCATCCCCACGGACGCCGACTTCCGCCTGCGGCCCGAGGCCCTGGAAGCCGCGATCCAGGACGATCTTCGCGCCGGTCTCCGGCCTTGGCTGGTGGTGCCCACCGCCGGAACCACCAACACCGGGGCCGTGGATCCCCTGGAGGCCTGCGCCGACCTGGCGCAGCAGCATGGCCTGTGGATGCACACGGACGGGGCCTACGGGGCCTCGTTCGCCCTGACGGAGTCCGGCCAGGCCACGCTCCGCGGGCTGGAGCGCAGCGACAGTCTGGTGCTGGACCCGCACAAGGGGCTGTTCACGCCCCTGGGTCTCGGCATCGTGCTGGTGCGCCATCTGGATCCCCTGCGGAAGGCCCATGCCTTCCGGGCCGACTACCTGCCTTCCCCGCCCGAGGACCTGGAGGAGCTGAGCCCCTCCGAAACGACCCTGGAATTCAGCAAGCACGCCCGGGCTCTCCGGCTCTGGTTGCCCCTCCAGCTGCACGGCGCGGCGGCCTTCCGCGCGGCCCTCGACGAGAAGCTCCTGCTGGCCCGGTATGCCCATGCGCGGCTCCGGGAGATGCCGGGCGTGGACCCGGGGCCCGAACCCCAGCTGAGCGTCCTGGCCTTCCGCTTCCTGCCCGCCTCGGGAGAGGTGGATGCCTTTAACCAGGCCCTGCTGCAGCAGCTCACGGCGGAGGGCCGGATCTTCCTCAGCGGCACCCGGCTGAACGGCGCCTTCTACCTGCGCATGGCGATCCTGGCCGCCCGTACCCACCGCGAGCAGGTGGACGAGACCCTGGAGAGGCTCCAGGCGGCGGCAGCCGGACTGGCCTGA
- a CDS encoding HU family DNA-binding protein: MIKIDIANSLMKVHPCSRATALQVVDLLTERLKDALLNGHRIEIRGFGVFEPRPRKRGMGRNIKTGASVQIPKGKSIRFKPGKDLREIEVK, encoded by the coding sequence ATGATCAAGATTGACATCGCCAATTCGCTGATGAAGGTTCACCCCTGCTCCCGCGCCACCGCCCTCCAGGTGGTGGACCTGCTCACCGAGCGCCTCAAGGACGCCCTCCTCAACGGCCACCGCATCGAAATCCGCGGCTTCGGCGTCTTCGAGCCCCGCCCCCGCAAGCGCGGCATGGGCCGGAACATCAAGACCGGCGCCAGCGTCCAGATCCCCAAGGGCAAGAGCATTCGCTTCAAGCCGGGCAAGGACCTGCGGGAGATCGAAGTCAAGTAG
- a CDS encoding chemotaxis protein CheA translates to MSDFALDDPSFYEDFLVEAQEHFEQIETNFLALEEAPGDLDLLNAIFRSVHTIKGAAGFLGLQKVQALAHVGESVLDDLRKSRMELNERVMELLFETVDMLKVLVDDVRIQVRKQGEPEDPDPSELIRSLEVIRKGGAAAAAVPQAAAQGNLHLPALLQGLDEVGRKAGEAALAEGKSVVGIHAELDSAIYGTAFNPLSLFQMVELVGRLLYRQMIPREPLVDLDSFEPRNFHLDLVMVIEASEPLEEIRKVFGAVTHAVVTILPLELGGSAEAAAPAAEDRRKTGRRAADDKGASDTIRVSQAKLEHFMNIVAELIISKTMISHLVERLVPQVNGHPAAGVAKELAHASVYLDHVSKEIQASVLGIRMVPVKTIFSKFPRMLRDLAKASGKKIDLHMTGEDTEIDKSIIEELGDPMIHLIRNSADHGIESPEVRVKSGKSEVGTVILRARHEGDSVVVEIEDDGKGIDPAVIRAKAVEKGLLSQDRADAMADDEVIELIFAPGFSTAAKVTDISGRGVGMDVVRSNVRKLNGRVGVRSTVGKGSIFTIKLPLTLAIIDALLVKSGGQVFAIPGTAVEETLIVPPESLSHLTSRQAINLRGEVLGVSRLRTLLRSTTAADAADEDGLSVVVIASAGRRMGIIVDAFVRRQEVVIKPLAPYLASLPGISGASIMGDGGVVLILDPAELLQLAVQEAV, encoded by the coding sequence ATGAGCGACTTCGCCCTCGACGATCCCAGCTTCTACGAGGATTTCCTCGTCGAGGCCCAGGAGCACTTCGAGCAGATCGAGACCAACTTCCTCGCCCTCGAGGAAGCCCCGGGCGACCTGGACCTGCTGAATGCCATCTTCCGCAGCGTGCACACCATCAAGGGCGCCGCCGGCTTCCTGGGCCTGCAGAAGGTCCAGGCCCTGGCCCATGTCGGCGAGAGCGTGCTGGACGACCTCCGCAAGTCCCGCATGGAGCTCAACGAGCGCGTGATGGAGCTGCTCTTCGAGACCGTGGACATGCTCAAGGTCCTGGTGGACGATGTCCGCATCCAGGTCCGGAAACAGGGCGAGCCCGAGGACCCCGATCCCAGCGAGCTCATCCGCAGCCTGGAAGTCATCCGCAAGGGCGGTGCTGCCGCGGCGGCCGTACCCCAGGCGGCGGCCCAGGGGAACCTGCATCTGCCCGCACTCCTGCAGGGGTTGGACGAGGTCGGGCGCAAGGCCGGCGAGGCCGCCCTGGCCGAAGGCAAGTCGGTGGTGGGCATCCACGCGGAACTGGACTCCGCCATCTACGGCACGGCCTTCAATCCCCTCTCCCTCTTCCAGATGGTGGAGCTGGTGGGCCGGCTGCTGTACCGGCAGATGATCCCCCGGGAGCCCCTGGTGGATCTCGACAGCTTCGAGCCCCGGAACTTCCACCTGGACCTGGTCATGGTCATCGAGGCGAGCGAACCCCTCGAGGAGATCCGCAAGGTCTTCGGGGCGGTGACCCATGCGGTGGTCACCATCCTTCCCCTGGAGCTGGGGGGCTCGGCCGAGGCCGCCGCCCCTGCCGCGGAGGATCGCCGCAAGACGGGCCGCCGCGCCGCGGACGACAAGGGCGCCTCCGACACCATCCGTGTGAGCCAGGCCAAGCTCGAGCACTTCATGAACATCGTGGCCGAGCTGATCATCAGCAAGACCATGATCAGCCACCTGGTGGAGCGCCTGGTGCCCCAGGTCAACGGCCATCCGGCCGCGGGCGTGGCCAAGGAACTGGCCCATGCCTCCGTCTACCTCGATCATGTGAGCAAGGAGATCCAGGCTTCCGTGCTGGGCATCCGCATGGTGCCGGTGAAGACCATCTTCTCCAAGTTCCCCCGCATGCTCCGGGATCTGGCCAAGGCCAGCGGCAAGAAGATCGACCTGCACATGACCGGTGAGGATACCGAGATCGACAAGAGCATCATCGAGGAGCTGGGCGATCCGATGATCCATCTCATCCGCAACAGCGCGGACCATGGCATCGAATCCCCGGAAGTCCGCGTGAAGTCCGGCAAGTCCGAGGTCGGCACGGTGATCCTGCGCGCCCGCCACGAGGGCGACAGCGTGGTGGTGGAGATCGAGGACGACGGCAAGGGCATCGATCCGGCCGTCATCCGCGCCAAGGCCGTGGAGAAGGGCCTGCTCAGCCAGGATCGGGCCGACGCCATGGCCGACGACGAGGTGATCGAGCTGATCTTCGCCCCCGGCTTCAGCACGGCCGCCAAGGTGACCGACATCTCGGGCCGGGGCGTGGGCATGGATGTGGTGCGCTCCAATGTCCGCAAGCTCAACGGCCGCGTTGGCGTCCGTTCCACCGTGGGCAAGGGCTCGATCTTCACCATCAAGCTGCCGCTCACCCTCGCCATCATCGACGCCCTGCTGGTGAAGAGCGGTGGCCAGGTCTTCGCCATCCCCGGCACGGCCGTGGAGGAGACCCTGATCGTTCCTCCCGAGAGCCTTTCCCACCTCACCAGCCGTCAGGCCATCAACCTGCGCGGCGAGGTGCTGGGCGTCTCCCGGCTCCGGACCCTGCTCCGCTCGACGACGGCCGCCGATGCCGCGGATGAGGATGGCCTCTCCGTGGTGGTGATCGCTTCCGCGGGGCGCCGCATGGGCATCATCGTGGATGCCTTCGTGCGCCGCCAGGAAGTCGTCATCAAGCCGCTGGCGCCGTACCTCGCCAGCCTGCCGGGCATCAGCGGCGCGTCCATCATGGGCGATGGCGGCGTCGTGCTGATCCTCGACCCTGCTGAACTCCTGCAGCTCGCCGTCCAGGAGGCCGTGTGA
- the asnS gene encoding asparagine--tRNA ligase, with protein MTSQPFTEVRFLAGQVGETVRLRGWVRNARTSKTRFIDLRDGSGFVQCVVGAAEADPESYDLAGKLTQESAITVTGVVQLHPKTGQPELLVKSLELIGGSQDYPITPKEHGTEFLMENRHLWLRSKRQWAILRIRHTLVKGIRDFFDGDGFTLLDAPILTPSACEGTSTLFGTEYFHEGMAFLSQSGQLYQEPGIAAFGKTYCFGPTFRAEKSKTRRHLTEFWMVEPEVAFAHLDDVMALGERMTKFLIQRVLEGRQEELKILERDLAPLETALNTTFDRMTYTEAVEKLKTLGSDIQWGEDFGNDDETILMNATDKPLWVHRFPKAFKAFYMEPDPLDPKLALGADLLAPEGYGEVIGGGERASSLQYLLDQIDHEGLNRADYEWYLDVRKYGGVPHAGFGMGLERAVAWICKLPHVRETIPYPRMMGTLRP; from the coding sequence GTGACCAGCCAGCCCTTCACCGAAGTCCGATTCCTCGCCGGCCAGGTCGGCGAGACCGTCCGGCTGCGGGGCTGGGTCCGCAATGCCCGCACCAGCAAGACCCGCTTCATCGACCTGCGGGACGGTTCCGGCTTCGTCCAGTGCGTCGTCGGCGCCGCCGAGGCGGATCCCGAGAGCTATGACCTGGCCGGGAAGCTTACCCAGGAATCCGCCATCACTGTGACCGGCGTCGTGCAACTGCACCCCAAGACCGGCCAGCCTGAGCTGCTGGTGAAGTCCCTGGAGCTCATCGGCGGCAGCCAGGACTATCCCATCACCCCCAAGGAGCACGGCACCGAGTTCCTGATGGAGAACCGGCACCTCTGGCTGCGCAGCAAGCGCCAGTGGGCCATTCTCCGCATCCGCCACACCCTGGTGAAGGGCATCCGCGACTTCTTCGACGGCGACGGCTTCACCCTGCTGGACGCGCCCATCCTCACGCCCAGCGCCTGCGAGGGCACCAGCACGCTCTTTGGCACGGAATACTTCCACGAAGGCATGGCCTTCCTCAGCCAGTCGGGCCAGCTCTACCAGGAGCCGGGCATCGCAGCCTTCGGCAAGACCTACTGCTTCGGTCCCACCTTCCGGGCCGAGAAGAGCAAGACCCGCCGCCACCTCACGGAGTTCTGGATGGTGGAGCCCGAGGTGGCCTTCGCCCATCTGGACGATGTGATGGCCCTGGGCGAGCGCATGACCAAGTTCCTCATCCAGCGTGTGCTGGAGGGTCGCCAGGAGGAGCTTAAAATCCTGGAGCGCGACCTCGCGCCCCTGGAGACGGCCCTGAACACCACCTTCGACCGCATGACCTACACCGAGGCCGTGGAGAAGCTGAAGACCCTGGGCAGCGACATCCAGTGGGGCGAGGATTTCGGCAACGATGACGAGACCATCCTCATGAACGCCACCGACAAGCCCCTGTGGGTGCACCGCTTCCCCAAGGCCTTCAAGGCCTTCTACATGGAACCGGATCCCCTGGATCCCAAGCTGGCCCTGGGCGCCGACCTGCTGGCCCCCGAGGGCTACGGCGAGGTCATCGGCGGCGGTGAGCGCGCCTCCAGCCTCCAGTACCTCCTGGACCAGATCGACCACGAGGGCTTGAACCGCGCCGACTACGAGTGGTATCTGGATGTGCGCAAGTACGGCGGCGTCCCCCACGCGGGTTTCGGCATGGGCCTCGAACGCGCCGTGGCCTGGATCTGCAAGCTGCCGCATGTGCGCGAGACCATTCCGTACCCCCGCATGATGGGGACGCTCAGGCCATAG